From a region of the Pongo abelii isolate AG06213 chromosome 9, NHGRI_mPonAbe1-v2.0_pri, whole genome shotgun sequence genome:
- the SLN gene encoding sarcolipin gives MGINTRELFLNFTIVLITVILMWLLVRSYQY, from the coding sequence ATGGGGATAAACACCCGGGAGCTGTTTCTCAACTTCACTATTGTCTTGATTACGGTTATTCTTATGTGGCTCCTTGTGAGGTCCTATCAGTACTGA